In Plasmodium gaboni strain SY75 chromosome 11, whole genome shotgun sequence, the following proteins share a genomic window:
- a CDS encoding hypothetical protein (conserved Plasmodium protein, unknown function), whose product MVFKRGRGNSLKSRRRKRFKSDINENVNLEDNVGIIGEPDYNEVFEVEKIIMARYKENCKKKRNNRKDENLDDFEFYIKWKNYDSDENTWEPFENLSPNLKGQARKVALQLTEGINNCNNNENEKNDHEEENIEPLVDDNINRYIERNVINNIEKNSQQNVEIYNNKAYEQTRLVQSVDVLNPNKTKMGFIEIKPNDIDDDDEEIINIMRELEAENMKKEKNKLRNRNFSFFNISSNSRLSNEINSYLYDDSDKMDENYVGKKKPGNIKSILSLSNRMNNDDNNDTNNNYIYNNNNNIYNNNNNIYNNRNYNNNNNYNHCKHSTNSSYDANNNSVNLNDLHHLNDEEKNNLLFLYDSDDLIKKDNRFVNNIHYNNLLHSNNVKKLKNNYLETLLNNNNINSNDTFDDETLLKMNRSVSRSSNLYYNNLENSKTCQKPNSFVNTIKGSNRNNENIINDLNKEKDESSQNDTSFFYSTDRTSTNDYDITSKEKIKPLQKESIINNEENHVEGHHKLLLDKNDDNNNNDDDNNKDKNKDKNKDKNKDKNKDNNNNDDNNDDNNKDNNNNDDNNDYDNNNNNNNNNNNNNNNNNNNNNNNNNNNNNHNNNHNNNHNNNNNNNNNRDNHFKNNTHKCDSNNMNNFMNEKNKNHLMNLTLDSSLEDNNYTENSIYNYLNEKNKTDDHNSNSNNNSNMLSNNNNNNMNIEEENKNITKNNMDLKNMKRNVLNKNKVTKFLPSYNTSFKKEICNLRKNMKKKLNVNAMSNKFSISQIDGNNRNNGNNVNNEKNCDDFNQFCLQNGNDPMRKKKLHNERKKSTNNKNNINNYNNNNYYNNYLNNYKRSEEDNSFEFNDSYFTNSANTINQVNKLVQKYLAFPRNENIMTTDYLFNTNNINYNNKRKILFKDNNISLENYNNNEYYDYHYINNNSNTNVKNMIHNKSFSDIIDEDKTFKKKTGKNIVKNMLCNKKSYSYNSIYVNRDISEYDEENIGNKNFINNQTYNNYLMNSKDLQNIYSSEKYGKSKKGNKNSISRKINDYIYNNNSGNNSSSNSNSNNNNNNRNNRNNRNNRNNNFNKLFESEYDSVCETLMNTYCKNTCNEYSKKLNNDENDNSNEPINDIKYYINNNNNSTSNSRPSLMNDNSSEKDYDKIEDDIKKNQLEIPKGNKKYDAHVDDDIEDDDDDENTDRNNNTIKSPMHSDIIYKILNEEKRKSQEQNVHILNKENINEFTEFKRKDEKNNEMVFSSSDDMKSNIYGNENYPSESFNNKCILKKTQHLYNTDINKNISDNTNESNSTNNNNSKNKYGCLNSMTINIKDILDTKNDKRDYYINVLENVLNALKENRTCNSIENVNTNGHVRSNSYTDTSSILLNKKIQEFSDEKENSENYQNVKRRTFHNDSIEYTKTPKRVFFDINKENQQNKKLKKRNLIDDKVDDDNNNNNNNSNRDDSNTNNDNKSKKHKTVFSIYSSIKNKSRNILSNIKLGHFLTNKNKSQNNKADDNKNSVPIRIKREKEDDQLEENVENEVINDKENMSDSEHNINDDGNKMSDDEQSYSDGKNKIRSEEDNINDDDNNLNSYDDESDINYNKKNNYKGKNIFSRLEILNVNVVKLNYLDKLGEYIDSVDKLAIGNLDSLLKNFNILNNYKGKDKVMIYFLNPGFQKRLLEAYSNIFLHFDIFIDNKTYNFIFNNCEYVNVLLDRAFSIKRDEEYNKLKNIPSYELSKYLYLFYELGKMTEKLNTLFKILFMPTRLKPHKYYFPSVQYFERFYIHLYYRTRAEGVAVDTNNVGYAQMEEEKV is encoded by the coding sequence atgGTATTTAAAAGAGGTAGGGGAAATTCTCTTAAATCAcgaagaagaaaaagattTAAAAGTGACATTAATGAGAATGTTAATTTAGAAGATAATGTTGGAATTATTGGTGAACCTGATTACAATGAAGTTTTTGAGGTAgagaaaataataatggCTAGATATAAAGAGAATTgtaaaaagaaaagaaataatagAAAAGATGAAAATTTAGATGATTTtgaattttatataaaatggAAAAATTATGATAGTGATGAAAATACATGGGAACCTTTTGAGAATTTAAGTCCAAATTTAAAAGGGCAAGCAAGAAAAGTTGCCTTACAATTAACAGAAGGAATAAATAATTGTAATAAcaatgaaaatgaaaaaaatgatcATGAAGAGGAAAATATAGAACCTCTTGTggatgataatattaatagatatatagaaagaaatgttataaataatatcGAAAAAAATTCTCAACAAAATgttgaaatatataataataaagcTTATGAACAAACACGATTAGTACAAAGCGTAGATGTATTAAATCcaaacaaaacaaaaatgGGATTTATTGAAATTAAACCAAATGATAttgatgatgatgatgaagaaattataaatattatgagAGAACTAGAAGCtgaaaatatgaaaaaagaaaaaaataaattaagaAATAGAAACTTCAgcttttttaatatttcatcAAATTCTAGATTATCAAATGAAATTAATTCATATCTATATGATGATTCGGATAAAATGGATGAGAATTATGTTGGTAAAAAGAAACCtggaaatataaaaagcATCTTGTCTTTGTCAAACAGGATGAATAATGACGATAATAATGatactaataataattatatttataataataataataatatatataataataataataatatatataataatagaaattataataataataataattataacCACTGTAAGCATTCAACAAATTCATCTTACGATGCTAATAATAACTCAGTTAATCTTAACGATCTTCATCATTTAAATGAcgaagaaaaaaataatctcctatttttatatgactctgatgatttaataaaaaaagacaaccgatttgtaaataatatacattataataatttacttcattcaaataatgtaaaaaaattaaaaaataattatttagaaactttattaaataataataatataaatagtaATGACACATTTGATGATGAAACGctattaaaaatgaatcGCAGTGTATCACGTTCTTctaatttatattataataatcttGAAAACTCAAAAACATGCCAGAAACCAAATAGTTTTGTTAATACAATTAAAGGTTCTAATAgaaataatgaaaatattataaatgatCTTAATAAAGAAAAGGATGAAAGCTCTCAAAATGATACatcctttttttatagtaCAGATCGAACATCAACAAATGACTATGATATAACAAgtaaggaaaaaataaaaccATTACAAAAAGAATccataataaataatgaagagAATCATGTTGAAGGACATCATAAGTTATTATtagataaaaatgatgataataataataatgatgatgataataataaggataaaaataaggataaaaataaggataaaaataaggataaaaataaggataataacaataatgatgataataatgatgataataataaggataataacaataatgatgataataatgattatgataataataataataataataataataataataataataataataataataataataataataataataataataataataataataatcataataataatcataataacaatcataataataataataataataataataatcgTGATAATCatttcaaaaataatactCATAAATGTGATAGcaataatatgaataattttatgaatgaaaaaaataaaaatcatCTGATGAATCTTACCCTTGACTCCTCTCTTGAAGACAATAACTATACAGAGAATTCTATTTATAActatttaaatgaaaaaaacaaaacagATGATCATAATTCTAATAGTAATAACAATAGTAATATGCttagtaataataataataataatatgaacattgaagaagaaaataaaaacattacaaaaaataatatggacctaaaaaatatgaagaGAAATGTattgaataaaaataaagtaaCAAAGTTTCTACCTTCATATAACACtagttttaaaaaagaaatttgTAATTTgagaaaaaatatgaagaaaaaattaaatgttAATGCTATGTCAAATAAATTTAGTATTTCTCAAATAGATGGaaataatagaaataatggaaataatgtaaataatgaaaaaaattgtGACGATTTTAATCAGTTTTGTTTACAGAATGGTAATGATCcaatgagaaaaaaaaaattacataatgaaaggaaaaaaagtacaaacaataaaaataatattaataattataataataataattattataataattacttaaataattataaacGTTCAGAAGAAGATAATTCTTTTGAATTTAATGATTCATATTTTACTAATAGTGCCAATACAATAAATCAAGTTAATAAACTTGTCCAAAAATATTTAGCTTTTCCGCgtaatgaaaatattatgacaactgattatttatttaatacaaataatattaattataataataaaagaaaaatattattcaaggataataatatatcactagaaaattataataataatgagTATTATGACtatcattatattaataataatagcAATACtaatgtaaaaaatatgatacataataaaagtTTTTCTGACATTATTGATGAAGACaaaacatttaaaaaaaaaactgGAAAAAATATcgtaaaaaatatgttatgcaataaaaaaagttataGTTATAATAGTATCTATGTCAATCGTGATATCTCCGAATATGATGAAGAAAACATAGGGaacaaaaattttataaataatcaaacatataataattaccTTATGAATTCGAAAGATTTACAAAACATATATTCTAGtgaaaaatatggaaaGAGCAAAAAGGGAAACAAAAATTCAATATcaagaaaaataaatgattatatatataacaacaacagtggtaataatagtagtagtaatagtaatagtaataataataataataatagaaataatagaaataatagaaataatagaaataataattttaataaattatttgaatCGGAATATGATTCCGTATGTGAAACATTAATGAATACATATTGTAAAAACACATGTAATGAATATTctaaaaaattaaataatgatgaaaatgataattcAAATGAACCCATAAAcgatataaaatattatattaataataataataattcaacTAGTAACTCTCGTCCATCCCTTATGAATGACAACTCATCAGAAAAGGATTACGATAAAATAGaagatgatataaaaaaaaaccaaTTAGAGATACCAAAAGggaataaaaaatatgatgCACATGTTGATGATGATATTgaagatgatgatgatgatgaaaacacagatagaaataataatactatTAAAAGTCCTATGCACTCagatattatttataaaatattaaatgaagaaaagAGAAAATCACAAGAACAAAATGTACATATCTTAAATAAGGAGAATATTAATGAATTTACagaatttaaaagaaaagacgagaaaaataatgaaatggtattttcttcatcagATGATATgaaaagtaatatatatggtAATGAAAACTATCCTTCTGAAagttttaataataaatgtatattgaaaaaaacacaacatttatataatacagatataaataaaaatatttctgATAATACAAATGAAAGTAATAGTACAAACAATAACAatagtaaaaataaatatggTTGTTTAAATAGTATGAccataaatataaaagatattcTTGATACTAAAAATGATAAACGtgattattatatcaaCGTTCTTGAAAATGTGCTAAATGCCTTAAAGGAAAATCGTACATGTAATTCAATAGAAAATGTAAACACAAATGGTCATGTGAGAAGTAACTCATATACTGATACATcatccatattattaaataaaaaaatacaagAATTTTCTGATGAAAAGGAAAATTCTGAGAATTATCAAAACGTAAAAAGACGTACATTTCATAATGATTCTATTGAATATACTAAAACACCAAAAAGAGTTTTCtttgatataaataaggaaaaccaacaaaataagaaattaaaaaagagAAATTTAATTGATGATAAAGTagatgatgataataataataataataataatagtaatagGGATGATAGCAACActaataatgataataagAGTAAGAAGCATAAAACCGTTTTTAGTATATATAGTTCAATAAAAAACAAGTCTCGTAATATTTTAagtaatattaaattaGGACATTTTCTgacaaataaaaataaatcacaaaataataaagcCGATGACAATAAAAATTCAGTTCctataagaataaaaagAGAAAAGGAAGATGATCAATTAGAAGAGAATGTGGAAAATGAAGTTATTaatgataaagaaaatatgaGTGATAGTGAACacaatataaatgatgatgGAAATAAAATGAGTGATGATGAACAATCTTATAGTGATggtaaaaataaaataagaagtgaagaagataatattaatgatgatgataacAACCTAAATAGTTATGATGACGAAAGTgatattaattataataaaaaaaataattataaaggaaaaaacattttttctcgtttagaaatattaaatgtaaatgttgtcaaattaaattatttagATAAATTAGGAGAATATATTGATTCAGTTGATAAGTTAGCAATAGGTAATTTAGATTCCCTActaaaaaattttaatattttaaataattataaagGTAAAGATAAAGtaatgatttattttttaaatccTGGATTTCAAAAACGTTTATTAGAAGCTTATTccaatatatttttacattttgatatatttatagataataaaacatataattttatttttaataattgTGAATATGTTAATGTATTATTAGATAGAGCATTTTCTATAAAAAGAgatgaagaatataataaattgaaaaatataCCATCTTATGAATTATcgaaatatttatatttattttatgagTTGGGCAAAATGAcagaaaaattaaataccctttttaaaattctttttatgCCTACACGTTTGAAACctcataaatattattttccatCTGTTCAATATTTTGAAAGGTTTTATATACATCTGTATTATAGAACACGTGCTGAAGGTGTAGCTGTTGATACTAATAATGTTGGTTATGCACAAATGGAGGAAGAAAAAGTGG
- a CDS encoding hypothetical protein (conserved Plasmodium protein, unknown function) produces the protein MSILQKIYSNYKNEEIKKKSCVIDDNHSFKLKNNYIESKDRSINNYNPKNISKILHSDPGETFDIIENVDYFEEEQEDNATQKWLIEYSPNYYIFENSNIEKKKQENIEGIIKEDINIINNESINNLKKNNENIYQDNNQGISISKLFITLLYKKYFTKKQKCYSLLLRMKKRGEKMYDNVNKNQYKKSLHFFYHSNDTLNKINEKDEKNDKVTGDICNENIKEENNLINHQNNNDYFNIYEKKMDHFNTIVEKKRKEMKKNKTNHEQNNEKYHKKSDNNYLFILPRLLSYSQYYRKRKILKKIYKYIKIYKNKKKIKLSKKQRNCNLFSLFQFMKERNKKKEKKKKNIYNNNKIKNNNNNKIHDKYTNQNNNADEKQNGVNLNISHDNIISDKQIDDNTNCLENYMLENLSIDNYDLDFQYIKSILNSCNIILNNINNINTLKEDNRIDNNDVDKDVQEMSNSSKQIKNNKIIDHIKNDNINDNINDNINDNFITHKTCRNVTIKLKRDKNNPRQHVYIINRKVKLKKKKTINIINKIKNYNKTVYTNTYKINKNAPIKPYKNYTQINDKFITYINKFYNNNHKKKGKKKIDHILQHTNTTHTQHIKKFAHKNLEYINMEDMNKSHKMISINTQDNIDNNLFVEQNQDDTYSNKGNQKEYKRNKVTNFDINQNMEYTNIKYNNNNNIYTSKDHNKVNPIKFFLKKKKIVDVIKIKKKKNKVHLVYFYAKNNIKIGEFYIEENILKQYCKLFKKSLNKKNNVNTVMIKKNHIIKKYEKKCLDIIKNKENMNEFIDSCFTLDKFFCLFSLIKIKNKIQIFLKDIKNIILQIKKLINHIDKKLKQIENIIYQIEYKLLNMINNNKNKDLEKNKKTFMNIFLIITNIYSDICKHINDQSYNISSNIKCNEEIIKSYLVFVRSFYKYIIKSVVNIEYYYKKIKNININKIKDNNINNIKKKYNNINKIKDNNNNCNNNLINNYRNDKFYVNTSSSYDNQICLFSHIHSKLIEHLKIRLNKLLIFKKILEVYLIEITNFAKYQKEYNNNKINFFINSACPYELLLFSSLIKCNVLCNMSIRNICNSLHIQTFQQYLYIYNIFLSNKIKYKILSCIKELAPRNDMIAKCRDIILNNLHINKNNQMNKLKINQETNWNFLNMQQLNNKDKKKLSYNNLNNYSNILLKENYNNIKDTQKNNKTKYICKLKNIKNIFIGKKNSSLLSNTTTNNNTYIFSKLNNNNNKVIINYKNALDTLKNIRKTFSINSNPTKYNIQNEMNNLKNLTTNNKKKHIQMCQKEINDDYKKSDHKINSIFMTQRNKKYIVKKKIDALQNQIKSYELKDKKKIYINDKGNDVNHNICDDNKIEDTNKCHNNNEMNKDKYNDNINNNDNINNNDNNINSNNNINSNNNTYNNVNTYNNVNTYNNVNTYNNDHHRHYESAEYKENKSNNEKSLCSKDNKIIQDNIKKIKELEKKYKSIQENKNKTKYIKQQRELKLKTNTRNKNIKLLQTKKLKNLHIKNYKKISKKNFISIINKDKKGYNTKIKFKINNQNSNHPKYNEEQNKLSYIKNKKCGTQLINTNRLLQHNNICKNQKIEHEKKIIYNNEKNILPYKYSNTSLIKTKHNNNNNNNNNNNNNICHNNNYLNNHFMNLSSQKNIDLSSNSCVKYKLSDFSNKYKNNIFNQEKCSLISKNKNIHTHNITNNKFNNNYNNILEYYKKYNHIHHSDNYIYKEYEDNILSNSSNNMESINNKKGTRIKNINPQNQYFFF, from the coding sequence atgTCTATCCTCCAAAAAATATACagtaattataaaaatgaagagatcaaaaaaaaaagttgTGTCATTGATGACAATcattcttttaaattaaaaaataattacatAGAAAGTAAGGATAGAtctattaataattataatcCTAAAAATATATCCAAAATATTACACAGTGATCCAGGTGAAACGTTTGATATTATAGAAAATGTAGATTATTTTGAAGAGGAGCAAGAAGACAATGCAACACAAAAATGGTTAATTGAATATTCAccaaattattatatatttgaaaattcaaatatagaaaagaaaaaacaagaaaatatagaaggaataataaaagaagatataaatataataaataacGAATCTATcaataatttaaaaaagaacaatgaaaatatttatcaaGATAATAATCAAGGGATTTCTATATCcaaattatttataactttattgtataaaaagtattttacaaaaaaacaaaaatgtTATTCTCTCCTATTAAGGATGAAGAAAAGGGGGGAAAAAATGTATGACAACGTGAATAAAAatcaatataaaaagtcattacattttttttatcattcAAATGATACActtaataaaataaatgaaaaggATGAAAAGAATGACAAGGTGACAGGTGATATTTgtaatgaaaatataaaagaagaGAATAATCTCATAAATcatcaaaataataatgattattttaatatttatgaaaagaaaatggatcattttaatactatagtggaaaaaaaaagaaaagaaatgaagaaaaataaaacaaatcATGAACAGAATAATGAGAAGTATCATAAGAAGAGTGACAATAATTATCTTTTCATTTTACCTAGACTTTTGTCGTATTCCCAATATTATaggaaaagaaaaattcttaaaaaaatctacaaatatataaaaatatataaaaataaaaaaaaaattaaattatcaaaaaaacAACGAAATTGTAATTTATTTTCGCTTTTCCAATTTATGAAAGAAAGGaacaagaaaaaagaaaaaaaaaaaaaaaatatatacaacaataataaaataaaaaataataataataataaaatacatgataaatatacaaatcAAAATAACAATGCAGatgaaaaacaaaatggtgttaatttaaatatatcacatgataatataatttctGACAAACAGATTGATGATAATACGAATTGTttagaaaattatatgcTTGAAAATTTATCCATAGATAATTATGATTTGgattttcaatatataaaatcaATATTAAACAGTTGTAATAtcatattaaataatataaacaatataaatacattaaAAGAAGATAATAGAATTGATAACAACGATGTTGATAAGGATGTGCAAGAAATGAGCAATTCGTCcaaacaaattaaaaataacaaaattatagaccatataaaaaatgataatataaatgataatataaatgataatataaatgataattttatCACACATAAAACATGTAGAAACGTCACcataaaattaaaaagagataaaaataatccTAGACaacatgtatatattattaatagaaaggttaaattaaaaaaaaaaaaaacgataaatataataaataaaataaagaattacAATAAAACGGTTTATacaaatacatataaaataaataaaaatgcACCTATCAAAccatataaaaattacacccaaattaatgataaatttattacatatattaataaattttataataataatcataaaaaaaaaggaaaaaaaaaaattgacCATATTTTACAACATACAAACACAACACATACacaacatataaaaaaatttgcacataaaaatttagaatatataaatatggaAGATATGAATAAAAGTCATAAGATGATAAGTATAAACACACAAgataatatagataataatttatttgttgAACAAAATCAAGATGATACATATTCAAATAAGGGCAATCAAAAggaatataaaagaaataaagtaacaaattttgatattaatcaaaatatggaatatacaaatattaaatataataataataataatatatatactagTAAGGATCATAATAAAGTTAATCCAAtaaaattctttttaaaaaaaaaaaaaattgttgatgttataaaaataaaaaagaaaaaaaataaagtaCACTTAGTATACTTTTATGcaaagaataatataaaaattggTGAGTTTTATATAGAAgagaatatattaaaacaatattgtaaattatttaaaaaatctttaaataaaaagaataatgTAAACACTGTTATGATTAAGAAGaatcatattataaagaaatatgaaaaaaaatgtttagatattataaagaataaagaaaatatgaatgaGTTTATTGATTCATGTTTTACATTAGATAAGTTCTTTTGTCTATTTTCtcttataaaaataaaaaataaaatacaaatatttttaaaagatataaaaaatatcatattacaaataaagaaacttataaatcatatagataaaaaattaaaacaaattgaaaatataatttatcagatcgaatataaattacttaatatgataaataataataaaaataaagatttagaaaaaaataaaaaaactttcatgaatatttttttaataattacaaatatatatagtgATATTTgtaaacatataaatgatCAAAGTTATAATATCTCttcaaatataaaatgtaatgaagaaattataaaaagttATCTTGTATTTGTAAGAAGCttctataaatatattataaagagtgttgtaaatatagaatattattacaaaaagataaaaaacataaatataaataaaatcaaagataataatattaataatataaaaaaaaaatataataatataaataaaatcaaagataataataataattgtaataataatcttattaataattatcGTAATGATAAATTTTATGTTAACACATCTTCTTCATATGATAATCAAATATGCCTCTTTTCTCATATACATTCTAAACTTATAGAGCATTTAAAAATACGTCTTaacaaattattaatttttaaaaaaatattagaaGTTTATTTAATAGAAATTACAAATTTTGCTAAGTATCAAAAggaatataataacaacaaaataaatttcTTCATAAATTCTGCATGTCcatatgaattattattattttcatccttaataaaatgtaatGTTTTGTGTAATATGAgtataagaaatatatgtaatagTTTACATATACAAACATTTCAGcaatatctatatatatataatatatttctaagtaataaaattaaatataagaTATTAAGCTGTATTAAAGAGCTTGCACCAAGAAATGATATGATTGCTAAATGTAGAGacataattttaaataatttacatataaataaaaataatcaaatgaataaattaaaaattaatcAGGAAACAAATTGGAATTTTCTTAATATGCAacaattaaataataaagataaaaaaaaattatcatataataatcttaataattattctaatatattattaaaagaaaattataacaatataaaagatactcaaaaaaacaacaaaacaaaatatatatgtaaactaaaaaatattaaaaatatatttataggtaaaaaaaattcatcTCTTTTATCTAATACTacaacaaataataatacatatattttttctaaattaaataataataataataaggttataataaattataaaaatgcATTAGAcactttaaaaaatataaggAAAACATTCTCAATCAATAGTAATCCCACTAAATATAATATCCAAAATGAGATGAACAACTTAAAAAATCTGACAACTAACAATAAGAAAAAACATATCCAAATGTGTCAGAAGGAAATAAATGatgattataaaaaaagcgatcacaaaataaattctatttttatgacacaaaggaataaaaaatatatagtcaagaaaaaaattgatGCCTTAcaaaatcaaataaaatcatatgaattaaaagataaaaaaaaaatatatataaatgataaagGGAATGATGTCAATCATAATATATGCGATGATAATAAGATAGAGGATACCAATAAATgtcataataataatgaaatgaataaggataaatataatgataatattaataataatgataatattaataataatgataataatattaatagtaataataatattaatagtaataataatacttaCAATAATGTTAATACTTACAATAATGTTAATACTTACAATAATGTTAATACTTACAATAATGATCATCATCGTCATTATGAAAGTGCAgaatataaagaaaataaaagcAACAATGAAAAATCTCTTTGCAGTAAAgataacaaaataattcaagataatattaaaaaaattaaagaacttgaaaagaaatataaaagcATACAagagaataaaaataaaacaaaatacATAAAACAACAAAGagaattaaaattaaaaactAATACTcgaaataaaaatatcaaatTGTTACAAActaaaaaattaaaaaatttacacattaaaaattataaaaaaattagtaaaaagaattttatatctataattaataaagataaaaaaggatataatacaaaaattaaatttaaaataaataatcaaaatTCCAATCATCctaaatataatgaagaacaaaataaattaagttatattaaaaataaaaaatgtgGTACTcaattaataaatacaaatagATTATTAcaacataataatatatgtaaaaatcAAAAGATAGAGcacgaaaaaaaaattatatataataatgaaaaaaatatattaccatataaatattctaATACTTCTTTAATCAAAActaaacataataataataataataataataataataataataataatatctgtcataataataattatctGAATAATCATTTTATGAATCTCTCATctcaaaaaaatatagacTTATCATCAAATAGTTGtgttaaatataaattatctGACTTTTcaaacaaatataaaaacaacATTTTTAATCAAGAAAAATGTTCTCTAATTTcaaagaataaaaatatacatacacataatataacaaataataaattcaacaataattataataatatactagaatattataaaaaatacaacCACATACATCACAgtgataattatatatataaagaatatgaaGATAACATATTATCGAACTCatcaaataatatggaaagtataaataataaaaaaggaacaaggataaaaaatatcaatCCTCAAAATcaatacttttttttttaa